A genomic segment from Malaclemys terrapin pileata isolate rMalTer1 chromosome 1, rMalTer1.hap1, whole genome shotgun sequence encodes:
- the PDZK1 gene encoding Na(+)/H(+) exchange regulatory cofactor NHE-RF3: MTSALQPRECIVTKQEGESYGFYLRIEKNKLGHLIRNVEEGSPADRAGLKDGDRILRVNGLFVDKEEHAQVVEMVKRSGNSITVLILDDASYEKAEKEGVNFEELGQKQTTQQQKKQPPVTNGVTAPVPQPRLCYLVKERNSYDFSLKTTVGQKGVFIIGLSPQGVAAKAGVQHNDRLIEVNGENVENDKHEEVVEKVKKSGNHVVFLLSDNETDQYYSNHQMLLKRETASLKLLPHKPRLVELKKGDNGYGFYLRMEQNSNGHLIKDIDSGSPAAKAGLKDNDILVAVNGESVEALDHDTVVEKIKRCGEKTTLLVVDKQTDTMYKLAQVSPCLYDQERQDSFPADAEEEPTSHAEQEVNHKPKICRLVKGPSGFGFCLGATKNMPMHFIKEIRKGGPADAAGLEEDDILVEVNGVNVLNETYDKVVAKISDSGDRLTLLVCRKATYEYFKSQNIPITASLADQLYDTTDPPAYTENPSAEPERTSPEPRERASSSSSSSLSIASAEEDDDTQL, encoded by the exons ATGACCTCTGCTCTCCAGCCTCGAGAATGCATAGTGACCAAACAAGAGGGGGAGAGTTATGGATTCTACCTGCGCATTGAGAAAAACAAATTAGGTCACCTCATCCGGAACGTGGAGGAGGGCAGTCCAGCTGACAGGGCCGGGCTGAAGGATGGAGACAGAATTCTGAGGGTCAATGGGTTATTTGTAGACAAGGAAGAGCATGCACAG GTAGTGGAGATGGTCAAAAGGAGTGGGAATTCTATAACTGTCCTCATTCTGGATGATGCATCCTATGAAAAGGCAGAGAAAGAAGGGGTGAACTTTGAAGAGTTGGGTCAGAAGCAGACAACCCAGCAGCAAAAGAAGCAACCTCCAGTGACAAATGGAGTGACAGCTCCAGTTCCACAGCCTCGGCTCTGCTACCTGGTGAAGGAGAGAAACAGTTACGACTTCTCCTTGAAAACCACAGTTG GTCAGAAGGGCGTCTTCATCATAGGCTTGTCCCCACAAGGAGTGGCTGCAAAAGCAGGAGTCCAACATAATGACCGCCTGATCGAAGTGAATGGGGAGAACGTGGAAAATGACAAACATGAGGAAGTGGTTGAAAAG GTGAAGAAGTCTGGGAACCATGTTGTGTTTCTGCTATCAGATAATGAAACTGACCAGTATTACAGCAACCACCAGATGCTGCTGAAAAGAGAGACAGCCAGCCTGAAACTGCTTCCCCACAAACCTCGACTTGTGGAGCTCAAGAAAGGAGACAACGGCTATGGGTTTTACCTGAGGATGGAACAAAATAGTAACG GTCATTTAATTAAGGACATTGATTCTGGTAGCCCAGCAGCCAAGGCGGGTCTAAAGGACAATGATATCCTGGTGGCTGTAAATGGAGAGTCAGTGGAGGCACTGGATCACGACACCGTGGTGGAGAAGATTAAGAGGTGTGGGGAAAAGACCACGTTACTGGTGGTGGATAAACAGACAGACACCATGTATAAACTG GCTCAAGTTTCCCCATGTTTGTACGACCAGGAAAGACAAGATTCTTTTCCAGCTGATGCAGAGGAAGAGCCGACCTCACATGCTGAGCAGGAGGTGAATCACAAGCCCAAAATCTGCAGGCTGGTGAAGGGTCCTAGTGGATTCGGCTTCTGTTTGGGTGCAACCAAGAATATGCCCATGCATTTCATCAAAGAG ATACGGAAAGGTGGGCCAGCTGATGCAGCAGGACTGGAAGAGGACGACATTTTGGTGGAAGTGAATGGCGTGAATGTACTGAACGAAACCTATGATAAGGTTGTAGCAAAAATCAGTGACAGTGGTGACAGATTGACACTACTGGTGTGCAGAAAAGCAACCTATGAATATTTTAAGTCTCAGAATATTCCTATTACTGCCTCTCTGGCAGATCAGCTATATGACACTACTGATCCTCCTGCGTATACAGAGAACCCATCAGCAGAGCCAGAGAGGACCTCGCCGGAACCAAGAGAAAGG gccagctcctcctcctcctcttcactcTCAATTGCCTCAGCAGAAGAGGATGATGACACACAGTTATGA
- the GPR89B gene encoding Golgi pH regulator B — protein sequence MSFLIDSGIMVTSQVLFFGFGWLFFMRKLFKDYEVRQYVVQVVFSVTFAFSCTMFELIIFEILGVLNSSSRYFHWKLNLCVILLVLVFMVPFYIGYFIVSNIRLLHRQRLLFACVVWLTFMYFFWKLGDPFPILSPKHGILSIEQLISRVGVIGVTLMALLSGFGAVNCPYTYMSYFLRNVTDADILALERRLLQTIDMIISKKKRMAMAHRTMFQRGEVHNKPTGFWGMIKSVTTSASGSENLSLIQQEVDALEELSRQLFLETADLHATKERIEYSKTFQGKYFNFLGYFFSIYCVWKIFMATINIVFDRVGKTDPVTRGIEITVNYLGIQFDVKFWSQHISFILVGIIIVTSIRGLLITLTKFFYAISSSKSSNVIVLLLAQIMGMYFVSSVLLIRMSMPPEYRTIITEVLGELQFNFYHRWFDVIFLVSALSSILFLYLAHKQAPEKHMAL from the exons ATGAGCTTCCTGATCGACTCCGGCATCATGGTCACCTCCCAG GTGCTCTTCTTTGGATTTGGATGGCTGTTCTTCATGCGCAAGCTATTCAAAGACTATGAG GTGCGACAGTATGTGGTGCAGGTGGTCTTCTCTGTGACCTTCGCCTTCTCCTGCACCATGTTTGAACTCATCATCTTTGAGATCCTGGGGGTGCTAAATAGCAG TTCCCGGTATTTTCATTGGAAACTGAACCTGTGTGTGATTTTGCTCGTCCTAGTCTTCATGGTGCCTTTTTATATTGGCTACTTCATTGTGAGCAATATTAGACTAT TGCATAGGCAAAGGCTGCTCTTTGCCTGTGTTGTTTGGTTGACATTCATGTATTTCTTCTGGAAACTGGGAGATCCATTTCCTATCCTCAGCCCAAAACATG GAATCTTGTCCATAGAGCAGCTCATTAGCCGAGTGGGTGTGATTGGGGTGACACTCATGGCTCTGCTTTCTGGATTTGGTGCAGTTAACTGTCCATACACATACATGTCCTACTTTCTCAG GAATGTGACAGATGCAGATATTCTAGCCCTGGAGCGCCGTCTCCTACAAACCATAGACATGATCATCAGCAAGAAGAAAAG AATGGCAATGGCCCACAGGACCATGTTCCAAAGAGGGGAAGTGCACAACAAACCCACCGGCTTCTGGGGAATGATAAAAAGTGTTACCACATCAGCCTCTGGCAGTGAAA ATCTGTCCCTTATCCAGCAGGAAGTTGATGCGTTGGAAGAGCTGAGTCGGCAGCTTTTCCTGGAAACTGCTGACCTGCATGCAACTAAG gAGAGAATAGAATACTCCAAAACTTTCCAGGGGAAATACTTTAATTTCCTGGGTTACTTTTTCTCCATCTATTGTGTCTGGAAAATCTTCATG GCAACCATCAATATCGTATTTGATCGAGTTGGGAAGACTGATCCAGTCACAAGAGGAATTGAGATCACTGTAAATTATCTGGGAATCCAGTTTGAT GTAAAATTCTGGTCTCAGCACATTTCCTTTATCCTCGTTGGAATAATCATCGTCACCTCCATCAGAGGCTTACTGATCACACTCACAAAG TTCTTCTATGCCATCTCCAGCAGTAAGTCCTCCAATGTTATTGTTCTGCTGTTGGCACAGATCATG GGGATGTACTTCGTCTCTTCTGTGCTCCTAATCCGGATGAGTATGCCCCCGGAGTATCGCACTATCATTACAGAAGTCTTGGGGGAGCTGCAGTTCAATTTCTATCACCGTTGGTTTGATGTGATATTCCTGGTTAGCGCTCTCTCCAGCATCCTTTTCCTCTACTTGGCACATAAACAGGCCCCAGAGAAGCACATGGCGCTCTGA